TGAGTGGCCCTTATCTCGCGCGGGGTCACTAAGCCTGACGCCTTGCTCCTTCTGTCAAGgtcttatctgtctctctccctcaaagcACGGCCCTAGACGCCCTAGAGAGTCCGAGTCCCTTCCTCGCTGCTCACTTGAGTGGCCGCTGAGCCAGTGCTGAAAGTCTGTATCGGATGGTGAGGTCACCCCGGGGTGCTATTTGTGGGATGATTGATTTCGCAGCCATTCCTGGATCCACGATGAATCCGAAAATAGCTCGAACGTTTGTCTAACGATGATGAAAGTAAAGGAAACACTTCGGGAATCGAGTCAATGCAGACAGTGGTTGCCAGCTCTGGTGCTTTTTGTGTTAATTACACTTGTGCAGGGAGTCTCAGACTGTGTCATGCGGTCATGTCACAGAGTAACCCACTGAAGACTATGCCCGGCTGGCCATGATTTTGAATGGGGCAATCCATCTCAATTCTAGACAGCCCTGAGAGTTAGCAGCACTGTCGTTAGAGTTTCTGTTGCGCTTGGTATCCGGATTAGAGTTGTTGTATTGCTGTGCTCCGGTCACAAGGTGTTTATTTGTACTCGGGCTTAATCCATAATCTCGATAAGTCTTTAAGATTTTTGAACACTGGTGGTTTATGCAGTTTTACAGGATCTGTTACTCAAAACAACTGAAATCCAGTATTCCCTCTCCTTGCTGAAATGCGGTGGTTCAAGGGGATTTGACCCAATTGTGCAGGTGTTATTCAGTACCACTGATACTTGTGAAGCATGAAATGTAAAGCACTCCAAGTTCTCTGGAAACACTGAGTGCACTCAGAAATGTATAGTGTTAATAGGCTATTTACCATAAGTAAATCCAGTTAGGTAGCTCTAATgttaccccaccccccaacccccaaaaaTATTTTCTCCAGTCTTCACCTGTCCTGTTCATGAACATCCATATTTAATCGAGCTCATCAGATTCTTGTCAAACTTTTAATCAGTTAGATAAGGCTCCCTCAGCAATGCAGTTGGCCTCAATGTGGATTCTATTGTACAGAAGCTGTACCATAGACACCTGGAACAGCAGCTTTATTCCTTATCTACATCCTCTCTACAATCAGGACTTCCTTGATGGAGCACATGTGAGCCAGCGGTGTGATTCGACCTCTAGCCTGCTCAGGAAGGGCTGTCGGGAGGAGTTCATCCAGAGTCCTCGGGTGAAGGTGGAGGTGGACGCTACGCTCAGCAGCACTCAGGTGGCTCCCAGAAAGATTAGCATCCAGCTACGGCCAGGTACTCATACTATTAACAGTAACATCACTCAAATGAATCAATTATTAACATCAATAATAACATTTTGTCTCTCAGCATTTATTAGACATATTTATCTGCCGAGACAGGATAATAAAGCTGTAAAAGCTTATCCTCCAGTAGTCGTGTTCTTATGGAAATTAGCTTTCGTCTTGGTTGTTGCAAGTCGTGTACCTGTAGAGCAAGTGCAGTTTAAAAAGAGAGATCATCCGTTTGTGTGAGAGTTCGTGTGTGTTGTCAGGATGTTGAAAGTAATACATTTAGAAGTGACATAGAAGGAGGCAAGATAGCTGACATTAGACAGCTATTAGAAAATTCAGTGAAAAGCTTAGAATGATCTTACCGGACTTACTTACTAACTTACTATTTGTGTATTATGGCTGTATCCATATCTACTAAAAAAAGGCTTGCCAAAGGAGTCCTGTGCATAAATATAGCTATGTGAATATTATGTAAGATGCAGTCATCATCACTAATAGGCCACGTTGTGTTTCTAAAAGTCCATGAGTGGCAGCTCTAAGCTCCCCTACTGCTGTAGAATCTGTTCATGTCTCCGATGCGTAGCTATAGCACTTCCTGGGTCATGCCAGTGATTTAGAGATCACTTTACCCCCGTGAAGAATCTGGCCTAGTTCCCACACTAATctcggcccactgatgtgcgaCTGGTCAGTGCTGCTGAGATGGGATGTTTAGAGCTGCCTTCCGCGTCAGGGTTGCTTCGTGTGTAAACAAGCGGCCTGCTCCCGGGCACGAGGTCATCCCTGTGGATCATCTTGCACAGCCTGGGAGTCACTTTTACGAGTGGCAGTCAGCACCAGGGCCAAGGGTCTTGTGGAGGATGCTCCCTGTCCTCCCacatgcccacagacacacacataaactcacagagacacacacacacacacacacacacattcaaacatacatacgcaccaacacatacacacacacgcctggtcAAACTGCAGGTAGCATCTAAGACCTATATTAAGTCATTTGTAGATACTTTTATCTTTTAATCAGATAATAATGCATACGTTTCAATGcatctgtgattttttttaaattaataattttaGTATtgccacacaacacaaagaatGTATAAATTAGAATGAATCTCTAATTCAGTGCATTTGCATTGCACTGTATTTCTTTCAGTGCTGCAGTTGTGTCTGCAAGTGTTTACAGCTGTTTCAGCGGCTCCTTCATCTGTACGGAATCCTCCCCTTCCTGGAATGTAATGCACAATAGTTTATGTTTCTCTGTATGCTAATGCTGTCTTACAGATGCTTAGAGATGATGTGGTTGCGTGCTATTTAAGGGAGGGGTTCCTTGCCCTTTGCAGGCTTGGACACAGCATGAAGAGCAGTCTgtattgtgctgtgtgctgttgcCTCTGTGTTGCATCATTGCCTGATGTTTACAGTAGTTCTTTGACGGGGGGGATGTTGCATTGTGTGCATCCTGGTATTTGCAGGCAGCCAGGCCAGTTTTGTGGTGGAGGTGCGGCAGCTGGAGAGGTACCCTGTGGACCTGTACTATCTGGTGGACGTCTCAGCCTCCATGAAGGACAACCTGGAGCGTCTGAACAACGTGGGCGTAGCACTGTCTCACCAGATGCGTGAACACTCCAGCGACTTCCGTGTGGGCTTCGGCTCATTCGTGGACAAACCGGTGGCGCCGTACATCAGCGTTCACCCGTCAAAAATCATCAACCCCTGCAGGTAACCACAGACCACCTTCTAATCAAACTGGTCCTCCTTGAACTCTGTTGGAGAGCACTGCTTTTGGTCCTGGGAACCTTTTTTTAAAATCGAAGAACTTTTGTGGTTTTCTTAATGAAGCCCATATGGCTGAGCAGTAGCTTTAAAAGGGTCTACCTGGCAACAGAGATGATTGGCCAGTTGTATCTGAACCTGAACTGGAGGGATGAATGGAGCCCTTTGTTCTACCGGGGGGCAAACAGTTGGTTTTAATTGGCACCCCCAAATAACTGCACCCCGCAAGGGCAAAGTTGAAGACTCCCTTTGTGTAAACTGCCCATAAGCGAGGTGGATGAGGCTACTTTATAAGTGAGCTGGCCCTGTTGCGGAGGCCTGTCAATGGATTCTGTGTTACTGACAGGCCGCGTCTGTTAAATCATTGTGGTTTGTGAGAACgttcctaaataaataaattaaaggaTTGTTCACATGTGAAAACATTTGCTGAACTTTAAGTATATCTTAAAtttcatgtattcattcatcCACCCTGGAACTTCTCTTGTGGTTaatcagtttctttctcttcttttcacaTCCCTCCCCCTCcgttcctttcctctctcacaccctcccccaccctctctcacacttcaACCTTGTCCAACTTTTCTTGCGCTCTATTTTCTTCTGTCTGACTGGCATTGTCCTGTCTTTTACTCTACACTCTTACATCTCTCCACCAACTCTTTCTGTcataccccctccctctcttccacgccctctccttccctctctctatccctccctatctctctacccctctctctctcttctatccatccatctctcccctcctctctctctctaccccacttctctctcccatccacccacccatcactcactccctcctcctctctctatctctccctccctccctctctctctttgcaggGAGTATGAGGTCCAGTGTCGCCCGACGCACGGCTTCATCCACGTCCTTCCTATCACCGAGAACATGACCGAGTTCACACGTGTCATCCAGCAGCAGAGGATCTCTGGGAACATGGACACCCCCGAGGGCGGGTTCGATGCCATGCTCCAGGCCGCTGTCTGCCAGGTAGGTCCCCCGCCCCCGCACACCTCACACCTGGGGGATGAGGAAGGAACAGCAGCATTATCAAACATCTGTGTCAGGCTTATGCACCCAGGGTACATGGGTATGATTTCCTGGCTAGGTGATATCTTTTGTCCAATGAAACAACAATAGAAGTCTGACCCAGTCAGCGGAGTGATGATACGCAACCTTCCGCCAGTCAGGACAAATGAATCAAATTATTCAGCAAGAAAACTATGTGAATCAAAGACATATGGGTTTCACGCGTGTCTCTGTAGACTATGTAGAAAAGAATGTGGGCTCCAGAAAGGTTTACTTTACCTTCAGTGTGTCATTGAGATTTAGTCAGTGGAAACTGCCTCTAGTGTGGTTTGTTACGAATGAGGGGCGGGcggaggggtgggagggggggaaagCCCAGCGCCACAACAGCTAATCTCCGTGTCTAGTGGCTTAAACTCTTCGCTAAAACCTCTCCCCATTCGTAACTTAAACTACACGAATTCGGAGCAGAAAACCAACTAACACACTGTCCCTACGTGCTGTAACTACGTGGGAGtgtgatctgatgtgtgtgagtgtgtgtgagtgtgtgtgtgtatgtcagcttTGAGGACGAGCACCAGAGAGTGGTGAGTGGAGAGCTGAAGGCTGGTATGCACTCCATGCCCGTGGCTCTCCAATGCAAGCTAAACAAACGTACAAATCCAAAAGCCACGGTTTCTCAGACTCACATGTGACGAGACACAGGTGAGACAACAGGCCTCCACTCCAGTCGAGTCTGTCCTAACTGTGAGCTCTGACTACCAGGACAGGTGCTTTTACCTAGTTACCCACAGGTAGCAATATCCCTGAAGCTCATAGTGACTTCCCTATCATGTGACCTAAACGGTCCTAACCGGTTACTGCAGGTCATATTCAGCCTCTTTGAGAGGGGAATCCTACATGTAGTGTCCAAATGTCAGcaagaaaggtcaaaggtcatcttTTTTTGGTCATCCTGGTACTCGTTAAACTGTGTGCAGTTCACCAGCGTCTATCCCCATTGTTCCGCATGTTCTTGTTTGACGGGGTGAGAGATTCTAAATCTGTGTTCTACTTACTGCGCGTCACATTCGCTCTGGTTGCGAGGGGAATCCCACAGTGTCAGAGGAGATGTCAGTAATACACCTTTTTTAAGATTTAAGATTTCTTTTGAGATTTGTTGTGCAGCAGACATTTAAACCAGCTCAGTTCCACTCCCTCTCGCTCTGTGCTGTGTCAGCTAATAAATCAAGACTGATGCCATTGTATGCTTCATCATCATTACATAAATTGTACTTGTACCTAATTGTACACAGTACCCATAGTGATACATGCACCAAAACTAGAACATTTCACTGAAGTTGGAtaccctctcccttcttccttcAAGTTGTGCTAATGATCAGATCAGTATCGGGTTTACACCTTTTTAACGGTCAGCATATCCATCCGATCAGCATGGCGGCGGAGGCTGTGTGTTCCCTCTGAAGCTGAGGCTGCTGcctttgttgtggtttgtggcTGGAGCCCACGAGGGCCGGTACTCTCAGGTGGGGTGCGATGATCAGACGGGGCCGGCGGGGCTGGCGGGGCCTGTggctgccctcctcctcctcctcctcctccccctccctgtcctcctctgctGAAGGAATTTCCTTTTGATGAGATCAGCAGCTTAGCGGCGCTGCTGTGTTTATGGAGATATGCAGGGGAAGACGTGTCTGCTTAATATCAAAAACATTTGTGAgcactgtgacagtgtgtgtgtgtgcacgtgcgtgtgtgtgtgtgtgtgtgtgtgtgtgtgtgtatatatatgtgtgtgtgtgtgtgtgtgtttctatgagagagaggaggtatggtgacagagagagagactgcttgtgaatgtctgtgggtggttgtatgtactgtatttgtgtctgtatgtgtgtgtgtgcatgtgtttgagagagagggagagagagagggaaagtagaggcagagtgtgtgtgtgtgtgaaagagagggggggggggcagagagtctgcgtgtgtgtgtctgtgcatgagtgtatgtgtttgcatttctttgtatcagtgtgtgtgtgtgtgtgtttgcattcgccagctcgtgtgtgtgtattccatgTGTGTACGAGtgaatgcatctgtgtgtgttacgcTCCTTTGGAATGGAATTCCATTTGATTCTGTTTTTAGTCAGGGGCTGACGACAGCATCTCTGTCTACTTGGGTCATCCTGGATATATTTAGTCACTTGTAATCATCCTGCCATCCAAGCCTGGGAAACTATCTCCTTTCAGTCATagcctctccctgccccccctgcAGTGTGCTAATGTCAACCTTATTCACCGGGAATAAAAGCTGGGCTGATTCAGTGTTAGCCTGTGAATATTTCCAACTGGTGACATCAGGCCGCAGTCACGGGAGGGCACCACTGCCCTCTCTGCTATGTGCTCTTAGCGgctgactcatacacacattcatgtgtctgacacacacacacacacacacacacacacacacacatgagcattaGGGGGCCAGGAATTTAGGAATGTTAGCTATAGTGCTCCGTGCTGTGCAGTCGCAAGATTTTTTATGTCATCGTTAAGCGACTGCACCGCAGCAACTCGGGCCAATTTGTTACTTAGACCCTGAAAAATGACCCCCTGGACGCAGTCATTTTACCCTTTGTTTATACATATCTGGTGCGGAAAAAAATAACCCTGAAGATTGCTTTGACACCTATCGCGAAATAGAGGAAGTAAAACCAAACATCTGATAACTGTGTAAACAGACTTTCTGcatgggggcggggggaggaggggaggctaCTCTAAAGAACTGCACTTAATgtagaagggggaaaaaagaatgaGTAATGTGGCTGATTGAGTAATCTATCgcatgtttttcttctttttggctTATGTTTTCATTGTGCTGCTTGAGTTATCAGTATTTACTCTGCAACATCTTGCCCCTGGTAGAAGGACATCGGTTGGAGGGCTGAGGCGAAGCATCTGCTCCTCATGATGACCGACCAGCCGTCCCACCTGGCCCTCGACAGTAAGCTGGCGGGCATCGTGGTGCCGCACGATGGCCAGTGCCACCTGGAGGACAACACCTACACCGAGACGACCAATatggtaaggacacacacacacacacttgtacacacacacacacacacacacacatatacacacatacacacatacacacacacacacacacacacacacacacatacacatacatatacacacatacacacatacacacacacacacacacacacacacacacagatagacacaatcacacacataagcaaATCATACCCCCAACATCTTCACCCCCAATTTTAACTCCTACCTACATCAGGAACAGGGTATTAAAGGGTAAAAGTCACTGGATGACACTACAATGAAAATCTCGGATATGATTTCTGGGCGATTACATAATTTTAAGAAATCCCTAAAGAAATTTCACCCAGTAAGCAGAGTATAACAATGTTCAAACCTGCACCAGTCAGAAGAAATGAATGTAATTCTTCAACAGTGAAACTCCATGAATCAGACAAATATTAAAACTCCATGAATCAGGCGGGTATGAGTTTCACTCTTGTCTAGACGAAAGCGCATAAATTTGGGTCATGTGGAGACAAATATGATTTCCCTTACTTCAACGTCATTCACTTAATGGAAAAAAGGTTGTTCTCTATATCTGGTACAATATTGACTTTATTTTGTGTAGTGACATCTGAAGAGACACTAGTAGGAGTACACAAGAGTATGTGGGAGTATCAAACATTCAGTTGACATTTAGTCTGATTGAAACCATGTGGATACCGTGTGGCGTAATCTAGAGTCTAGAATCATGCTGACACCAATCCCACAGACGACTTACACATCAAAACAGCCGTGGCGGCGTAGCATCGCTTAACACTCTGTGGCCTGTGATCATATTTTCTGCTCGACACCCTGAGGTCGGACCCAAAAATCaaagaacacacagaggaagccgcaccatcatcaccatttCTGGCCTGATTTACACCCCCTCTCTGCCCTTTCCCAGGAACACCCAACCATTGGCCAGCTGGCGGACATACTTCTGCAAAACAGCATATACTCGATATTCGCTGTGGACAATGTGcaatataagtggtatgaggtAATTTCTCTGACAAGTATATTTTCGTTTGATGTAACCTAAATCTGTTCGCTCATTTAGCAAACCCGACACCCAATATCAATGCCATccgttttctttctctccctctataaaCAGGATCTGCTTGACTTGCTGCCAGGGGCCTATCTTGGCAGGTTGTTCCCAAAAGCGACAAACCTGAAGGATCTGGTCGTTGACGCCTACAAGGTAGCAATCAatcgcctgtctgtctgtctgtctgtctgagaacATGTCGGCCGTTTGCATTTTTGAAACACTTCGGTGTGCCTCACGTCACATCATGCCTCATCAGTGCAACTCCGTAGACACGAGGCAGGCATTCTGCGAAGCATGGTGACTccgtgtgtgttgttttcctttCTGACTCCCTGACTGATTTATAGGAAATTGGAGctaggcggggggggggggggggggggttggggggcatAACAATTGCCCTCAATTTCCGTGCCCTCGTAGAATCTCAGCACGCACAGAGGTTGCATTGTTTcaaaaataaaagtgaaatgTAATTGTGAAAAAAGCACCAGTCACAGAGGCCATCAAAAGCGTCAGGAAAAAACCAGGGAAAGTTTTGCTGGAATGCTGGGATCTTTGCAGAGCTGTAATCATGCTGGAGGCACAACAATCCATTGTCCCTTCACCGGATTCGGCAAAATCCACCGATCCCCGGTGAacaggagaacagaacagagaggagcaTTATTAATGAGCTCGTATCACTGCACCAGTGCAGCCACGAGTCCTAATCATGACCGAACACAAACAACCTATTTTTAGATGCACTCCTGCTTTTGTGTTctccagtcttttttttttttttgataaccGTGTGTTCTAACAAGAGTGCTTATGGGCTGAGACAATGGGGTCTTTCTAGAGCTGTGGAACAGTCATTTGCATTTTCtgtttgctgtctctctctctctttcaaaccctctctcacacacacacacacagagacacacacacagacacacacacacacacacacacacacacacacacacacacacacacacacacacacacacacacactcactcactctttttctcttattGGCTTATGGTTTCCCTATTTCACTTTTGTTTACTCTGCATGTTTacactcctctttcttcttccttacTCCATTCCCAATATCCTGGCTCCTCACctaccctctgccccccccccctctctctctctctctctctctctctctctctctcacacacagtccttcatcctctcttgctctccctttgACTGAGTGTATTCCTtccattcttctcctctcttgtcctccctctgactgagtgtgttttcCCTCCTTCTTCCCCCCCTTCAGAAGCTGCTGTCTGAGGTGGAGATCGAGGTGACGGTGGACCACAGACACGCCCATCGTTTCTGGGTGAACGTGACCGCCATCTGCCCCCCCGGCTCCAGCGTGACGGGCAACAACAAGTGCTCCAACTTGAAGCCAAAGCAGAAGGTACGAGCCAATCCCACCCCACCATTACGAACCTTCTCCACATGAAATATGACTTAGCTCCCTCACCCCTGCATTGGCTTACAGTAAGTCATAAAGTACATACTGTCATAGCGCACAGGGATGGAGCTGTAACCTTAATTATCCTCCTTCAGGCTATGGTTTACCGGCAGAGATGGAGCTCTTATTGCTTTTTGTTGTTATCAGAAGGAACTCTTTATACGCAACTAAGTGTTGTTATACTTTCAGTATGACTGCCAGTTAGATCTAAACTAATCTGAGTCTTATTACTGAGTACCCTTTAATACTCTGTTGAGTCACAGCTCATAAAGTGAAACTGGCAGCGCTGTGGTGAAGCTCACCAATGTTGAATGCCCCCTGCAATCCCACTAGGCATATCCCATAGAGTGTAGTGGGGGGTGGGCAGTGTGTGTCATCTTATGAGATAAtgatgtgctctgtgtgtgtgtgtgtgtgtgtgtgtgtgtgtgcgtgtgcgtgtgcgtgtgtgcgtgcatgtgtgtgtgtgtgtattgtgctgtgttgtattgtttgtgtgcatgtgtgggagaTGTTTTCTGTGTATGGTGCGTGGGTGTGTTGGCAAGGCTTGTGGAATAGGCGAGTTCTGGACGTGACTCAGAAGCCAGAGCAGAAAGTCATAAACAGAACCAGTACGACCTGGACACTCTGTGGGTAGAACAGTTTATAGATAATGATATAAAATGCCTCAACACTtacacaggagaaaaaaaacacatcatcatcattgccATCATTCTCATTCATTGGCATTAAATCCCTTGATTCCACTGCTATTGGAGTATGAAGGAgaagtgagtgaaagtgtggaCATAGTTTACTTCAAcaggctgcctgtgtgtgtgtctgctactCTGATCTACTCGTGCTAAAATCTCCAACCTCTCATTAACTCAGTCCAGCGTTGCTCTATGCCTCTCTAGTTACTCTCACAATGGCtgttgtctctccccccctgccCTTGTTTCGCCCCCCCCCCGCGGAGGACACTTCGAAAGTTAATGAAAGGGGAGGAAGTGAAAGAAAAGTCCCCCTGTAAAAGCCAGAGACCTTTTTGTAGACTCGTAGCTCAGGAGACGGGAAAGGTGCTTGGCCTCGGATGCCCCCGAGCAGGGATGGGCACGACCCTGGGGAAatcactgtctctgtgtgttaacCCCGTGAGTCAGTGAGCCTGTACTGTGCCCTCCCAGGGAGAAAGCAGTGGGGTTTCATGGGGGGGAGAGTGCCTCGGGGTGTGATTCCTCTGTGATGAGTTGAATCGAAACATTTGTAATTTGCAGGAAAAAGGCACTGACACACAGGGAGAAtccgagcgagtgtgtgtgagttgggggggggggggtttagggTCGCACGGCCTTGCGCGGGCTCTAAAGCCCCACTGTGGGAGATTCTGTTTAAACAAAGACTCGACCTGGGGTTTCTCCCTTGTTTTCATTGCGAACATGATCCCCGCTCATATCAGTGCTGGCCATCGCCAAAATGCTATCGCCTCGGTTCAAACGAAAGGCTCTGTCCCCGTGCCAGATGGATGCGTCTCATCTCGGCCAAGGAATTTAATTTCAGTTTAATTTAATGTCTCATGaatgtgtttgggtttttttaGCCTGTAGATAGGGTTGTACCATACGTCTGGGAAATTCTAAGTTCAAGGGTTCATAAACACTCTAAAAACAACCTCACTTTTGAGGTGAAGATTGCTGAGTTGTGTAGGCTTGTTTGAAGATGTTTGCATTCCaagtgactgagagtgtgtgtgtgtgtgtgtgtgtgtgtgtgtgtgtgtgtgcgtgtgcgtgtgtgtgtgtgtgtgcgtgtgcgtgtgcgtgtgcgtgtgcgtgtgcgtgtgcgtgtgcgtgtgcgtgtgcgtgtgcgtgtgcgtgtgtgtgtgtgtgtgtgtgcatgcatgtctgtgcttTTTAGGCATGGCTGTGTGTAGATATGAGTGTCTTCAATTATGTATGCTTATCTGTGATGGAATCAATGAGTACACATTTGATGATTGTAACGCGTGGGATTGTGCACATACATTTGTCTgtgatttaatgtgtgtgtgtgtttgtgtgtttgttcatgcgactgtggttttgtgtgcgtgtgcagatATGTCTGCTTGTGGTAATGTACTTATCTGCAACTATGTATGCCTATCTGTGATCACATATTTGATGATTGTAAcatgtgggattgtgtgtgtgtgtgtgtgtgtgtgtgtctccaggtgTTCTTTAACATTACAGTGGGGATGACTAGCTGCCCTGGTGAGGATTCCGAAGAGGACAATGACGTTGGGCTGTCGGTGCAGCCTGTGGGCTTCAACGAGTCTGTCACCGTGACGATGAAACAAGCCTGTAGCTGTCAGTGCAGCCAGAGGGGCGGTTGCCTCGATGACGGGGTCGCCAGTACCTGCAACGACATCAGCGAAAACACGGAGCAGGTGTCTCCAGATGTGTGCCAGCCAGAAGGTTCCGGAAAGATCTGCAACGGGAggggcacctgtgtgtgtggggagtgtgtgtgtgaccacagcaACCTGGGCACCATCTACGGGAAATTTTGCGAAATGGATGACTTCTCCTGCCCCTACCAGGAAGGCCTGCtttgcggaggtgtgtgtgtgtgagtgtacgtgtgtgtgtgtgtgtgtgtgtgtgtgtgtgtgtgtgtgtgtgtttaactgtgtggtCACTCTAACCTTGAGGGCTGGCTGGAGTTCCGTTttggtttctgtttctctttctcccctatCTGCTCTCACCGTAGTAGATGAGTGAGAGGACACATTGCTCCACACCAGAATGAAAGAGTTGTTTTGTTGTCTGCTGTTCTGGTTGGCCTCCAGATAATGAGCTTAGCAATCTGTCACCATTCAAATGTTTGGCACTTCCATCGTCAGCCAGAGAAATCCTTCTGGGAAAAattactgtaatactgcattcGTAAGGATGGGGAAAGtaacagagggagggggggggggggattcaaaGGGGATTGACTCACAAGCTGCTGTAAACAGAGAGGGCTTTCCAAGCAAACCTGATTTAGCACAGGCCTAGATAAACTCTCCAACTCCCCATTGCCTTACTTTGAAACTTCTGTGTATATGGCTTTGGTGCTATAAACATTCTTGTtctcctctatctgtctgtctgtgtctgtgtctgtgtctgtgtctgtgtctgtgtgtgtgtgtgtgtgtgtgtgtgtgtgtgtgtgtgtgtgtgtgtgtgtgtgtgtgtgtgtgtgtgtgtgtgtgtgtgtgtgtgtgtgtgtgtgtgtgtgtgtgtgtgtgtgtgtgtgtgtgtgtgtgtaggtcgtGGACAGTGTACGCTGGGAGAGTGCGTTTGCCAAGCAGGCTGGACAGGTGAGAGTTGCGGGTGCCCGGCGTCCACAGAGACGTGCCAGTCGAGCGATGGCTTGCTCTGCAGCGGTCGGGGCAGGTGTGCTTGCGGCCGCT
The sequence above is drawn from the Clupea harengus chromosome 19, Ch_v2.0.2, whole genome shotgun sequence genome and encodes:
- the itgb8 gene encoding integrin beta-8 — protein: MTSWLRKYTNFILHRKLLISLLIVFISISQTAADGACASPYVSSCEECLLRGPDCGWCIQEDFLDGAHVSQRCDSTSSLLRKGCREEFIQSPRVKVEVDATLSSTQVAPRKISIQLRPGSQASFVVEVRQLERYPVDLYYLVDVSASMKDNLERLNNVGVALSHQMREHSSDFRVGFGSFVDKPVAPYISVHPSKIINPCREYEVQCRPTHGFIHVLPITENMTEFTRVIQQQRISGNMDTPEGGFDAMLQAAVCQKDIGWRAEAKHLLLMMTDQPSHLALDSKLAGIVVPHDGQCHLEDNTYTETTNMEHPTIGQLADILLQNSIYSIFAVDNVQYKWYEDLLDLLPGAYLGRLFPKATNLKDLVVDAYKKLLSEVEIEVTVDHRHAHRFWVNVTAICPPGSSVTGNNKCSNLKPKQKVFFNITVGMTSCPGEDSEEDNDVGLSVQPVGFNESVTVTMKQACSCQCSQRGGCLDDGVASTCNDISENTEQVSPDVCQPEGSGKICNGRGTCVCGECVCDHSNLGTIYGKFCEMDDFSCPYQEGLLCGGRGQCTLGECVCQAGWTGESCGCPASTETCQSSDGLLCSGRGRCACGRCLCDHPPYSGEFCEKCPTCYTACQPHWLCVACHLTHGLVQGSSEQCNRTCAPVVGYVDDITEMASVLGKHCLYPSTERCHYRFHIGVEPGSPQLQISRQPECLSSQRYFVTFLSVFLLTVVLGLGILAVLRIMLRRKEEAQPDPQNPQFDTNKKDPSYAPTTNEKTVTYRRDHNVEMHVQVPKMPLDDIGWQ